The following is a genomic window from Antechinus flavipes isolate AdamAnt ecotype Samford, QLD, Australia chromosome 3, AdamAnt_v2, whole genome shotgun sequence.
AATTCTGACTTGGGTGTCAGAGACTCACAATACAGCTCAGAGTTACATTCTTATTCTTGTTCTGTGCTTCTGaatattaagtgaagtgaatcAAAGACTATACACCCTCTTCTTCCCATAACAGAACTCTGGTCCTGTGCCCCACCAAGTAATGACCCCCAGTACATGAAATAATTAACTTGAGGATTGTTCCCACAGGGGAACAAACTCAAGAAGTCCTATATTGCCTTGCACTCGTGAGTTTGTCAGCACTCGGGCTCTGGAAATAATTGTATTGTAAGCCACCTtccccttttttccattttttccctatttgtgATTTATGTATATAAACTGTGTTTTTATTCCAGCATGTGGAAATCTCCTCAGGAAAATTTCAAAGGTTTGCAAACCATATCTCTCACTCTGAAATTAATCAAATTACTTGCTGGCACCCCTGTCTGTGTTTCATCTCCAGCCACTCTCTGGTTAGAGACTGATCCAGTAAAATTTTGCTAACACTCCCAACTGCTGGTGTCCTCCCTACAacctattttcatttctatataaaaaaaatatatatacatatatatatatgtatatatacatatacatatatatagttgtttttaCTCACATTATATttgttctgggtttttttttccattttaaaatcagttttcatTGATGATTTTCTCCAgtatccctcccttcccttccatctcccagagagccattccAAATGGtgtttttaagacaaaaaagtaaagaaaaagaaaaaatcaccaaaactgatcaaaaaaatctttaaaaatatgtgcAAGTCagaacaagataattgtataaatatatgttcgcattttggatctaacatgtatttcaacatatttaacatgtattagactacctgcagatagggaagggagtgggagcaaggtggggaaaatttgcaacaagaGGTTATGCACGGGTCAATATTggagaaattacccatgcatatgctttgtaaataaaaagctttaaaaaataaaaaataaataaaaatatgtgcaaGTAAATACATTGTGAGTCTTTCCTCTTTGCAAAGAAGTAGGATGAgagtgtcttctcatatctcttctttccaaTCAGGCTCATTCCTCTTAATTCTGcagcattcatttttgatttgtaattttgtcacattcacttttgatttgtaATTCTGCAATGTTGACTTTTGACTTTTAGAGAATTCGATTCTGTTCTAATCCATAGTTCTCCATTTTCTCTACAAGACTGACAAGAGACACTTGAGCAATAGTTTTGCAGAAAATCAAGGTAAACTTTATTATCACCAACTCATTAGCAATCCTATTAAAAGAACAGTTACAAGAACTATTGagcatatcaaaaaaaaaaaaaaaaaaaaaagaaaaacacagcaGTTAGACAAAAACAGTTCTCACACTTTTTGGTCTTAGGACccccttttttatattcttaaaaattatggaAGATCCTTATCTATCAACATTTACTACATTCAaaactgaaactgaaaattttaaaatatttattaaactcattTAAATTAATAATGAAGTCATTACATGTTCACACACCATATTTTTACgaaaaaataactttgatttcacaaatttcacaaattttatataaaacagaaagaaaagtggtatcattttacatatttttacaaatctCTGAAGTTGCTATCTGTCCTCTCACTTACTTTTTAACTCCTTACAATCTAGCTTCCAATTTCATCATTCCACTTATCAATTtcaccttcacaacatctctccAATATGTCTCTTCTCCTCTATATGGCTATCACCATGGAAAAGGTGCTCATCTCCTTGTGTCTGGTCTCTCGTAACAGCCTGTTAGTCAAGTGTTTCCctactccaatctatcctccagtTTAAGCAAGAAAGTGGTTTTCCTAATGTACAATAtaatccttcctcccttcctccctccatctctctttctctcttttcctccctctctttctctctctctttttctttctctctctctttttctttctctctctgtctctctctgtctctctctctctctctctctctctttctctctctctctctctcacacacacacacacacacacacacacacacacacacacacacaaaactccagtggctccttatcagctccaaaatcaaatacaaaatcctctttttccttcaaaGCCCTCCCTAATCTAGATCCACCAccacttttccagtctttttgcaCTTTACTCCTTTCCCAACCCTTCCTAATTCTAGTGGCttcccttttaaaatcatttcttatttatcctgtgtggtttatttgtacatttttgttTCCTGGATGCCTACCATTAGTATGTTCTTTTTAAGGGCAGAggttgtcttttgcttctttgtgtatccccaacacttagcacaatgcctagcaatagtaaatgcttatttttaggAAAACCATTGACTGTTTCTTGACTGACTTCAAGTTGTAGAGGAAAACCAGGGCAATCACTGTTATAATTGTCAATATAATTGTCAACAGGCAGGCACTAGCAGTAACAGAGTACTTGTCAAGGCCTCTTCTAGGAGGTGAGATCCAAgcagagtcttgaaggaagccagagactaagaggcagaggtgaagagaaAAAATTCTGGGCTTTGGGTATAGCCAATGAGAAACTGATTTATGCCATGTTTTTTTTGTGTTAGAACAACAAGAATAAGGCTAATGTTCCTGGATCATAGATTACATGGATGGGGAGAGATCAGTGTTTAAAAGACTAGAAAGATGGGGAGGGACCCCAAGTTCAAAAGggcttttatatttgatcctggaggtgaaagGGAGCCACCAGAGTGCTTCCTAAGAGGAGAGGAGTGATATGATCATGGCTGGATCTTAGGAAAAACACTATTGATCCCTCTTAATGttaatgtcttccctctgttgaCTATCTTCTACCTAGTCTACGTATAACATGTTGGTCTATGGTTTTTTGGCATGTTATCTGGCTTGTCTACTGAGAGTTCCTTGAGACTAGggtcagccttttacctttttttgtatcccagtAATTCGCATATGGTACCTGGTACATAATACCTGGTGTGTGAATGATAAGGATCCCAACAGGATAGTGACTGTGTaaataaagaaagggggagtATGTGAGAGCtgatttgaatgtaaaaattaaaagacaacaTCATATTGTATACATAAGGTGATTTGGAGTGAGGGCTCCATACCAAGGGGATGAACCTGAGTGAATATTTTGGGTGAAAGATAATGAGTCGTGTTTTTGACATGTTGAGTTGGAGATGTCTATGAGACTCTTAATTCCAGATGTAGAAATTGAAGATGTGAgattggagctcaggagagagattagagtggatgtgtgtgtgagagagagagagagagagagagacagagacagagacagagacagagacagagagagagagagagagagagagagagagagagagagagagagagaaagtgtgtgtttAAGATGAAATAGTCCAGTGCAGATGAAGAGTGATTGACACAGTGGTCATCCATGTGGGGAGGCTATGGCACTTGGTGCTGGTACAGTTGTAATGATGTGGAATAGAAAGAATGACCTTGGAGGGACAAGGAAGCATACATTGCCATCTACCTGTTTCTATAAGCTGAGTCCTGCCGGGGCTTTTGGTTGGCTGTGGAGTCATTCAGAAAGGTCTGTCAGCTTCAGCCTGTTACTCTTTCCTCATTCATTCCTTTGCTTCTTTGATTATTCTTTATGCCATTGTATCCATCAAGAAGCATACTATGAGGGGCAAGACCTGATGACCTCCCCTCTGAGTTTGTGGCCTTGAGCAGCACAGATTGGTCttggtttttcatttgttttccccCTATTCTAGTAGAGCTCCCTATGTTGAGAGATTCGAAAGTTTAGGAATATGGGAGCTGAGGTCCAAAACCAGCTAAACATCAGTGTTCTGAAGAATAAGGAATGATCTTGGGAATAATCTTTGGGGATCTAGTCCAGTGGTAACTGAGACAAGGACTTATCCAGTAGAGACTTCTTGAGTAAGAAcatcagtcatgtccaactttttgtggtTTTcgtggcaaaaatactagagtggtttgtcattcatttccttcttcagctcattttacagatgaggaaattgaagtgaaGAGGGTCAGGTTTCTCACCCAGGAGACACAtgtggtaagtgtctgaaaaaccacatttgaactcaggaagatgagtcttactgactccagacccagcagtCTTTCACGGGATCTTTGCTATTTAGAAGTAAAGCTAAATTTTGAGCtaacttctccccttcctttttaaaGTCTTTGTCCACGCTGCATCTGCACCTGGAATAAAATGCCCCTTCCAGGTTAAACTCACAACATCTAATCTTATCCCCATGCTGCTAACATAAGGCTTAATTAACACAACCTCCTCTACTCTCCAATTGAAGCACTGAAGGATGGAGAACCAACCTGTTTTCTCTCATGCCCTCCTTTATAGAGGGCAGAAATTAGACTTCTGAGCTCCCTCCACTCTACATCTGTCTCCCTGGATTTTTCAATTCTATAGAACAAGACGCCCCTACTCTGTGAGCCCTCTGGTGTTCCACTTCCTTTCCCAATTAGAcattaagctccttgaggtcaaggactgtctttatttttattaatggtatcctcagtgcttagcacagtgcctgaaaaataacaggcacttaataaatattcatcagATTAGATTGCATTGTCGATAGGGTGAGTTTTGTTTACTTTTGTACAATATTATTCCCCCAggctctttccttcctctccccactatttctttttgtagtcttttctctattttaataattcttttttctttctttaattatctatatcttcctccctcccttttttgggGGTATTTGTTTAATTGTCtatatctttcttcctcccttttttgggGGTATTTGTTTAATTATCTATATCTtcatatttctccctttccttccctcaattGATTAGAAaccaacatttttttccttttctactctcctcccatttgttttctttattattgtatttttatggaAAGTTTCCAAAGAGGAATTTTTGGCTTGGcccttttcattaattcttttacCTTTATGCCTATACTGAACTTTATTTGCTGATTCATAGACtactatttatttttcctataatcTCAGGGTTCTTCATAAGGTTTAACATTTGAACTACCAAAGAAGAATCCCATCTTCTATCAGTCTCTGGGAGATTCTAAGAGTCAACATCCACCAGTCATCCAGAGGGGAACAGGGCCATCAGTATCTAAGTCTAAGGAACTATGTGATTCTGGCCAcacagtttcctcaattgtaacatgagaataacagcatctaccttttAGGGTTGTCATtcagatcagatgagataatacttgtaaggCTCTTTGTAAAGTACTATATGAATCTGTGTTGGTTttatctcccttccctctctccacatcagaaaaaaagaaaaaggaaaccctTGTAACAAGATTCAAagtcaaacaaaagaaattctcACTTTGGCTGGGCCCAGaaatgtatgtttcattctgcCCTCGCCTTTCTGTAAGGAGATGGGTCACCTGCTTCAttattagtcctctggaatcttGGGAAGTCATTGTTCGCTTCGGGTTCTGAagtttttcagtaatttttcttaataatactGCTattcagtaatgaactgaaccagctacacccagccaaagaactatgggagatgactaagaaccattacattgaattcccaatccctatatttttgaccacctgcattttttgatttccttcacaggctaatttcagagcctttttgtacaacaaaataacagtttggacatgtatacttattttgtatttaatttatactttaatatatttaacatgtattggtcatcctatcatctaggggaaggggtgggggaaggaagggaaaaattggaacaaaaggttggcaattgtcgatgctgtaaaattagccatgaatataacttgtaaataaaaagctattaaaattttaaaaaaataatactgctattgcataaattgttttcctggtacTGCTCACTACTCTGCCTCAGTTACaagttttcccaagtttctctgaaccTGTCCTTGTCATCAGTTCTTATGATACAATACTATCCTATCAGATATTCttaagagctagcatttataaaatactttaagatCTAGAAATCActtcaaatattaactcatttgatcttcaaaacgaCCCTGAAAAAGAGGtgttattattaatcccattttacatatgaggaaatagaggcagatggtaagtaattcagtgatttgctctGAGTAAtccagctattaagtatctaaggccattttttaactcagatctttccaGCTCCAGACTTCACACTGTCTCCACTGCATTACCTACTCATTATCCAAATAATGGGGTCCTCTTTGtatcatttctttgatttcttttttaacttttaatatcCCCTTCAGTGTTCACTTCCCTCAAGTGAACATTCATTGTGCTTTTGATAATTCCCTCCCCATTATTCTCCACATTAACCCTACTCCTCATCCCTGCTTATTGATTTGAGTCTGATTTATTCCTACGataaagttgtgtgtgtgtgcatgtgttcaACCCTCCTTTGTCCTGTTAAAAGTACAGATCATCTTGTGCTCTCTCCCCTTGTCCCTTCCTATATATCTTTACATAAAATTACAGGAAATATAAAGTCCCATctgctttttcctcctttcttcactgatagaagaggagaaaaaaattacattcacatGAATTTTCTGTGTCATCAAGTCCGTGATTCATACGTTAATTAGATTTAGAAGATTTGGTTCCAGTGTGGCTTTTCTGATGTACGGCAAGATTGGAGCTCTGGGTGAAGaacttcccacattcattacactgataaggtttctctccagtatgaatcctcTGGTGCACAACGAGGTTCAAGTGGgttctgaaagcctttccacactgattacacgAGTGAGgtctctctccagtatgaatcttCTTGTGGATAGCCAGATACGAGCTGCCGTGAAAGGACTTttcacactgattacatttatagggtttctctccagtatgaatcctcTGATGTACTATAAGAGATATGTTTTGTCTAAAAGTTTTTCCACACTCGTTGCACTGATGaggtttctccccagtatgaATCTTCTTGTGCACAGCCAGGTAGGAACTGCACTGGAAGGACTTTTCACACTGAtcacatttataaagtttttccTCAGCATGAATCTTCCGGTGGGCATGAAGGGTTTTAGTGTGGCCGAAGGTCTTGCCACACTCGTCACATTTATAGGgtctctctccagtatgaattctctgatgggCTACAAGTTGGGAGGGCTTtacaaaagtttttgtacactGATGACATTTGTGAGATTTCTCCCCGGTGTGAGTCTTCTGATGAGCACTGAGCGTCgagctttggcaataagacttCCCACATTCCTTGCATTTGTAGGGTTTTTCTCCGGTGTGAATTTTCCGATGTGTACTGAGAGATGAGCTCTCACAGAAGGCCTTCCCACACTCATTGCatttataaggcttttctccTGTGTGTATTCTCTTATGTACAGCAAGGCTGCAGGATTgactgaaggcttttccacagtAATTACACTGATAGGGCTTCTCGCCAGTATGTAACCTCTTGTGTACATGAAGGGCTGAGCTTTCCCTGAAGGCCATCTGACATTCGTTGCATTTatagggcttctctccagtatgaatcttCTTGTGCACAATAAGGGATGAGGTTTGGCTGAAGGCCTTTCCACACTCGGTACATTCATAGGGCTTCTCCCCGGTGTGGCTCCTTTTATGGACACTAAGACTCGAGCTCCGGCTGAAAGCCTTCCCACACTGACCACACTCatagggcttctctccagtatgtcTTTTCTGATGTGCAGTGAGTGTTGAGCGCTGGCTGAAGGTATTCCCACATTCGTTACATTTATGAGGCTTCTCCCCACTATGAATCTTCTGATGCAGAGTAAGGGATGAGGTCTGGGAGAAGGACTTCCCACATTTGTTACActtataaggcttctctccagtatgtaCCCTTTGGTGTACGGCAAGTTTGTAGGGTCTTGAGAACTTTTTCCCACAATGATTACAAACGTAAAATCTATCTGGATTATGAATCCTCTTGTGTCCATTAAAGTATGAGATTCGACTGAAagtcttcccacattcattacatttgtaaGGCTTTTTGACACTTGGATTTTTCTGATCTTTAGTAAGATCTGGCTTCCCCTCAAGTTGATTACCCTCATTGGTCGACTGTGGAGTAAAACTACTCTCAGACTTATTATggtcatcatcttttttttcttgaggagtTTTCCTgatgataatatttaattttttggaaTGACTCTTCAAGTTGCCTTGCTTCTTCTCTGAGTTATTTTCACTACCCTTGATTTTTCTCAAATGAAAGTCACAGGAACTATTCAGCTTTGGAGTAGACTTCTGGGTTTTAGGTCTATTCTTTCCATCTGAAGCAAGTAAAGAACAagtaaaaaaaacccagaaatatATCTGTTTAATTTCTTCGGCAGATAGTAAAGTGATTGACATTAATGTTACTTTGTCTCCTTCATCATCCCTTGCCTTCCCTCCCTCTGGTTtctctttgtttgtttttctatcccTAGCCATTAATATTTGCTTAATTGCTTAATACATTTTCCTTCATTcacttgttcatttattcattattttaccACTGACACTTCAGTAGCTCTGTCCTCACATCAATGTGGGTGACCTCCTTCAATGGGTTGAACAGAGCCCACTCAAGTGCCTCTCACAACTCACTCTTTCTCTAAGAATACAGGCAAAGATCAGacacataaggaaaaaaatgaattatgttgATACAGGGTGGGGGGGGCCATAAAAGGACTTCCAATAGGAAATCTCAGGGGAGAATGCAGCCTAATATTTGCATATAGTGACTTCATGAAGTAAATGCCATGAAACCTCCTAATTTTACTCACGTAGGCTGGAGTTCCCAGACTCTTCATGTTCCGGCAACCATGGTACTTCTCCTTGGTCCAACTTTGAGATCCAATCTGTTTTGGGAACTGGAAGACCTATTCATGGTAAATAACAAAGGGACATCTTTAAATTCACTCCTTTTAAGGGAAGGGGAATATGCTAAGAAGTATCAGATGGTGGTCCCCAAGGATCTATGGAAAGAGTGTATATGATGATGCTGGGAGCtttaggagggaaagagaaaaagtcatGGAGCCAATTGGGAATCACAAAATTGGTTTTTTATCCATCTCCCTCTGGGAAGGATAGGAAATCTCTATAATTTCTGGCATTCTTATTGGAATTAAAGTAAAATAGTAAGAAAGAATAAAGCCAGAGTTGCTCTTATAAGCCCCTAAGAATAACACTAGCAGCCTGATTTGAAAATTGAGGTTAGGTGTCAAAATGAATGCCCTAAGTATGGGACACTTCCCACAAGGGAAAGGACTACAGCAGGACCTACCGAGTTCCCTGCACTAGAAACCCACAAAGAAAAGCTCATTGTTCGGTTCCCAGGGATATTTTTGTGGAAATTATAATCCAAGTGGGATTGAGACACCGAGGTCACATATCATCAACTGAGAGTATAtaattctgattccaaatttgatCTAAAACTCCCTAGAATGACAACCTGAAGAGCAACAAAATAAACTGCAATTTTCTTATTAGATGAGACAAGGACAGGAAATGGTGAGAACaaagtctctctctcttcaaCAGGAAGGGACaaaccatttttcattttcaatcatgCATAAATGTTGACACCTTGCAACAAATAGCTGGGGAGGGAGCAAAGGAAGTCCCTTTCATTAAAAGGAGCCTAATGGGTGGGCATTGGCAGGGTCAGAGGATAAATCATTCTTACCCAGAGAGAGCAGGTTCTGAGAGATCTCCAGCATGACCTCCTTGTACAGCTTCTGCTGTGAAGAGTTCAGGGAGCACCATTCCTCCCGGCTGAAGAACACAGCAACATCCTTGAATGTCACACATTTCTGAAACATCAAAGGATTTGGAGGGTTCGACTTTGGCAATTATATAGTTCCATATAATGACCCATTTACACAAGGCAGAAGGCAGGTGACTGTGACATGGCCAAAGGGTCCAGGACAAGTGTCAGCGCCAGCCTGTGGAACCATGAAGGTGATTGAATGATGAGAAAAACAGTTTGTGTCAGCAGTTAGAAGGGAGTTGAGAAAGGTCTTATTGTCCAGTACTGTGGAATCGGAAAATTCGACTTTTATTTGTGATCTTTTAGGCTCgagaagataaagagaagatgTAAAACAAGTTCTTTATTAAGACTTTCCCAAggtacagctaggtggtgcagtagagtacagccctgaagtcaggaaaacctgagttcaaatgtgaccttagagacttaaaaaataacttcctagctgtgtgacccctaagcaagtcacttaaccccaattgcctcagcaaaaaaaaaaaaaaaaagactttcccaAATGTTAATATTCCAAAAACCCTCTTGGCAAGAACAAAGTAGCTTGCAAAGAAGATTCCCTGTGATTAATGAAGGAATGGCAAAGAAAAAAGTCtcatattgtttctttcttgagATAGAATTGCTTCTTATTTTACAAGATAAAGATggagacttttttaaaataaaattttgctgtTGTCTTTTGTGTCATATTGCATAGATTTCTCCCATATATGTCACAGAGCAGtcctttgttttttaacttaaaaaaagatttttttttattatttagttacTATACTAGTTTTCTTGTATAGCCTCCAGTTATCCTTGTCATTGTTGTAGTAACTGTGTATAGTGTGTCCCAGaatctgcttacttcattttatatcagttcatacaactctttccatgcttctctagaATCCTCAAATTCACTGTTTTTTTGTGATACAgacattacattcatgtaccaaaaTTTGCTTACTTATTCCCAAATCAATGGGCATCTGCTCTGTTGCCTATTATTTGCTACTATTAAAATTCCAGCTGTAaacattttgatatatatatgaggcctttttcttgacaaagatcttCTTCAGGCCTAGCAATTAAATCTCTAAATCAAAAGGGGACGGACACTTTAGCCACTTGATCTACCTAATTCCAAATGGCCAATGGAATGGTTATAGTGAGTCCGATGGAAAATTAGCAGACTTGTCTTTCTACAAATTATTCAATATAGCTCTATCCTCTGTCATCCTTGTCAATTGGAGGGGATGGAATTTTagggttattttgatttgcatttctttctgtatttggaattttctttcatAAAGTTGTTGTTTACAATTAACTTTGACAATGAGATACCAAGGATTACCTTTAGATCTATTCTGTTGCTGTGAGTGTTGGACCCAACAACtaacattttgaattccaaagCCTTGTTTAAGAAATTTTCTACCAAAACGTGTTTCCCAAAGAACTGCTTCTTTTCCTAGAGgtcttgattttgtttgtacaaaaaccgtCCATGTCAAgcaatcaaaataatctatttcatCTTTTGCAAATGTTTCTGTCCTTTATCCAATTAAAAATTCATCTTCTAGctatagtttttaaaagtatataatctCAGGCACTTCTCAATTTTTTGTCCTGTGATCTTTAATATTCCGGTCATATCCTCTTAGCATTCTTTGTGGAATAATGTTGTCTTCTGGGTCTGACAAACAATAATACGATCAACTATAAAGTGTTCCTTAAAGACATAAAGACTAATTTAAATTGCTGGAGAGATAATTAGGGataataataaggaaaacaaCTGTATTACCAAAGTTAACTTAAAGATTTAATGCAACATCAACAAGTCAATCAAAGGCATGCTTTGCAGGGGTGTGAAATAATAGATTTCATGTGAAGGAATAAAAGAGCTAGAATATTAAGATAAATAGTGGAGGAGGAACAGGAATGAAGGGGAAAATCACTGCTTACTTCAGACTATAAGACAGAGTGATCATCATCTAAACATTTGGTTCcaattacaaaaatagaaataacctGTTCAATGTGCAGATGAGAT
Proteins encoded in this region:
- the LOC127557627 gene encoding zinc finger protein 665-like translates to MKYYPPAPPIALPTRRPFPLREHPPSPKTPALPGHTRLLRIPLLGAIMLAVTNDTRVSRWERAIICPPTSPGTLTLLCSPGLLQLFSPSSGEPVSSVALGYDPGAHTLPLTHIPPPRHTWAAPRPSSEGVELHARSLSVSLGSGAAKASGLAKEDNIGGDRYKECGDTYGLWKGKVARLSSGDDQGDMREGEVVEGTGQWSRRVPRDQLVRPRLCKRSPGHLLEESFVARSGIASLAGPARGPAKSEPTSCLASLPVAPGAARLPQPTPLSSSSLLSSLAFRMSKPGPREKLGAKGMAPETQRTPSQKCVTFKDVAVFFSREEWCSLNSSQQKLYKEVMLEISQNLLSLDGKNRPKTQKSTPKLNSSCDFHLRKIKGSENNSEKKQGNLKSHSKKLNIIIRKTPQEKKDDDHNKSESSFTPQSTNEGNQLEGKPDLTKDQKNPSVKKPYKCNECGKTFSRISYFNGHKRIHNPDRFYVCNHCGKKFSRPYKLAVHQRVHTGEKPYKCNKCGKSFSQTSSLTLHQKIHSGEKPHKCNECGNTFSQRSTLTAHQKRHTGEKPYECGQCGKAFSRSSSLSVHKRSHTGEKPYECTECGKAFSQTSSLIVHKKIHTGEKPYKCNECQMAFRESSALHVHKRLHTGEKPYQCNYCGKAFSQSCSLAVHKRIHTGEKPYKCNECGKAFCESSSLSTHRKIHTGEKPYKCKECGKSYCQSSTLSAHQKTHTGEKSHKCHQCTKTFVKPSQLVAHQRIHTGERPYKCDECGKTFGHTKTLHAHRKIHAEEKLYKCDQCEKSFQCSSYLAVHKKIHTGEKPHQCNECGKTFRQNISLIVHQRIHTGEKPYKCNQCEKSFHGSSYLAIHKKIHTGERPHSCNQCGKAFRTHLNLVVHQRIHTGEKPYQCNECGKFFTQSSNLAVHQKSHTGTKSSKSN